CTTCTGCATGGCAGAAGCTACAGGGTAGAGGGGTTTGGCAAGAAGCTAGACAATGTGGGGGGGCGGCCCTATGAGTTGTAGTCAGTGCTTGTGCGCCTCCCCACCTTCTGTTCTTTAACTGACCCAGGGAGAAAGGagcctcccctgccccatctctGATTCCTTCTGGCCTCACCCTAGGTGCAGTGGGAAGCGGGCAGCCCAAACAGAACGGCGAGTCATAGGGCTGGAGTTGGACACTGAAGGTCACAGGCTCTTTGTGGCTTTTTCTGGCTGCATCATCTACCTCCCTCTCAGCCGGTGTGCTCGGCATGGGGCCTGTCAGAGGTGAGAGGGGCCTGAGGCCAGAGCTGCCTGGGCCAGCAGGAGCACAGAAACACAggcatgggggggtgggggtgggcagggaagtgCAGGGGATGGCTGGGAGGGAGTGTTGCCCCGAGCATTCTGCAGGTGGGCAGTGACCAGGGCCTAGAATAGGAATTGGGATAGGTCAGGATGGGAATCTCGGGCTAGGGGCCTCCTGCAGGCCAGGGTGAGAGTGGAAGGGCTGGGCCATGGGATGTGATTAGAGTGGAGAGCCTCATATGACTCCATTTTCCCCAGGAGCTGTCTGGCTTCTCAGGACCCATACTGTGGATGGCATAGCTCCAGAGGCTGTGTGGATATCAGGGGACCCGGTGGGTAAGTGAGGGGCCCCCAGATCTCCTGAGGAGAAAGTTTTGTCTGCACCACTAGGAGAGGAAGctgagggccagggtgggggctgggggcaagaTGTATAATAGCACTAAGCCACCTCCATCTCCTAGGACTGACGTGGATCCGGCTGGGAACCAGGAATCCACGGAGCACAGTGACTGCCAAGGTaaagagaggggcaggggcagctgtAGCCATAGCTGCACACAGCTCTGAAGGGCACCAGCTACCATCCCGGGTGTGGGTTTCCATACTTCTGTGGCACAGTCGCCCCCTTCGGTTCTTCGTGAAGctcccccctgcctccctcttcaccCTCTGTCTCCCTTCTTCATAGATGGAGCTACTGGGAGTCAGTCTGGCACAGGGGATTCTGCTTATGGTGAGTCTGCCTATCCTGGTGTCATCTTCCCTTGCTCGGCCCACACTCACCCAAGTGCGCTCCACGGCAGCAGAGCAGCACGCTGCACACGGAGTCTCAGAAGGGGGCCGGCACCCTCCAGATACCCCGCATATagctcagtgcttggcacacggtagagtgcttaataaatagtttttgaaaaagatacatgaaaGAATGTCCTGCATGGCGAGCCTTTCCCCAAGCCCAGAGGAAGGTAGAGGCTGGAGTTCTGGACCTTTGGGTTccaaaggggggtgggggggtggggggggaggaccCACTGAACGGGTGTCAGAGGTGGAAAACAGGAGCCTCACTGGCTCTGACCTGGTCTCTGTCACCAGTGCTTCTGGGTCCTGGCCCTTCCCCTGAGACCCCCAGCCCCCCCAGTGATGCCCACCCCCGGCCCCAGTCTTCCACTCTTGGAGCTCACACTCAGGGTAAGGGGGCTGGCTGGGAGGGATAGGAGTGAAGTGTGGGGCTGCTGAGTCTTGAAGAATTCTAAGCCCCTCACTGACACGTTTTGTGCTCACTAATGCCTGTTTGGAGCTCCGTCTCCCCAGAGCTGGGCATTTCAGACCCAGCTCCTTCTGCACTGGCAGAGTTTGGCACTCGCTCTTGGCATGGCTACGGGGGCCAGAGGTGGGATGGGGACTCCCCAGGCCCAAGCTCCAGCCTGTGTGTGAGGTCTAGTGTGACGGACTgactgtggaggggaggggaggggaggtcatTCTGAGGCCGGTCGGCCTGTGTTGGAGCGAAGCTGAGCAGCAACCGCAGAGAGGTGAAACTCCGACTTGCCCTCCCACGCCCACCTGCCTGGGCTgagtctccctcctccctctcggTCGGCAGGCGTGCGCCGGGACCTccccccagcctcagcctccctctcCGTCCCCATCCCACTCCTCCTGGCCTGCGCGGCTGCAGCCTTCGCCCTGGGCGCCTCGGTCTCCGGCCTCCTGGTCTCCTGCGCTTGTCGCCGAGCCCACAGACGGCGGAGCAAAGACGTCGAGACTCCGGGGCTCCCGCGCCCCCTCTCCCTTCGCAGCTTGGCCCGGCTGCACGGTGCGGGCCCAGAGCTGCCGCCGTCCAAGGACGGCGACGCGGCGCAGACGCCGCAGCTCTACACCACCTTCCTGCCTCCGCCCGAGGGCGTGGCCCCGCCAGAGGTGGCCTGCCTGCCCACGCCGGAGTCCACGCCCGAGCTGCCGGTCAAGCACCTGCGCCACGCCGCGGGCCCCTGGGAGTGGAACCAGAACGGGAACAACGCCAAGGAGCGCCCGGGCCGCGCGCGGGGCGCCAACGCAGCGGGCGGCCCCGCGCCGCGCGTGCTGGTGCGGCCGCCACCGCCCGGCTGTCCCGGGCAGGCCGTGGAAGTCACGACCCTGGAGGAACTGCTGCGCTACCTGCACGGCCCGCAGCCGCCCAGGAAGGGGGCCGAGCCCCCGGCCGTGGCCGCGTTGACCTCGCGGGCGCTCCCGCCGGAGCCggtccctacccccacccccgccctcttTGCGGGCTCCAGCCTGCTCCCCCGGGAGTGTGGTCCGCCGCTGAGGCTGGACGTGCCCCCCGAGGGGAAGTGCGCGGCGCCCTCCGCCCGGCCCGCGCTCTCCGCCCCTGCTCCCCGGCTAGGGGTCGGGAGCAGCCGGCGGATGCCCTTCCCCACGCACCGTGCACCCCCCGCCCTGCTCACTCGGGTCCCGTCGGGGGGCTCCTCCAGGTACTGCGGGGGTCCCGGGAGACATCTCCTGTACCTGGGCCGGCCGGAGGGATATCGGGGCCGCGCCCTGAAGAGGGTGGACGTCGAGAAGCCCCAGCTGCCCCCGAAGCCGCCTCTCGTCTCGCCCTCCTCCCAGCCGGCTGTCCCCAACGGCAgccattttaacttttaaagggagCTGCGCCAGGGTCTCGAATGGCGCCCTTGAGGCCCGTGCCCTCAAAGGCCAAGAGCATGGACGCATCTCCAAGGACAGAACCCCTCCCTCTCTCCGTGTTCCACACCTCCAGCCTTCCTGGACTCTGAGAGTCTCCCGGGGTCCCAGCCCGCCTCGGGTTTATTTATTGACTGTCTTTCCCCCTGTCCTCGAGAGAGGAGTGGGAGGTGAGAAGCTCGCCCCCTCCGTGAGCCAGCTTTTCGGGGGGAACAGGcgcactcccactcccccttccctcaGCCAAGCTGCCTTAACTCGCCCCTCCGGGCTTCCTCCATAGACTGGGCCGCGGGCGGGCCGCAGGGCGGATGGACAGACCGACGGGGCTGGGGCCGCGCGCGCGTTGTGTAGAGTCCTCGGGCCTCCCGGGACGTGCCTCCTCCTACTGTGTAGGAGCCTCCGCTTCCCAATACAGCTGTGTCCCCGAGCCGTGCCTGACTTTCCTAgcagagggggcggggcgggaacCGGTCCGCTCGCTAGGCGCCTCTGCCCCcgaatctctgccttcatcttggCCTTGCACTCTCTCCCGAGTAATTGGGATGGCTGCGGTCCCACCGGGGTTAATCAGGAAAGGTTTCCTGAAGGAGGCAAGCGAAGAAATGGTGTGTGGAGATGAGCCAGGGCCCAGGAGACCCACGACagaactggggtggggtggggagggcaccgGAGCACGTTTCTGGATCGAGGATGTTTTCATAGCCTGttccatgggggtggggggagggtattttttgagaaataaaatgaagctgCAGCGCAAGTGATTTAAGTTTCACAACAGGAAATCTTGTCCTAAAGAATTTGGAGAGTGTGGGTCGCATGATGGGTGGGCTGCAAAGAACAGCGAAGGATCCAGCCCTGTTGGTGGAAGGGGCTACCCTTGACAGTTCCCTAAGGAGCAGTTAGCTCCCTCTCTCAGAGCGGGAGGGGGTGTAGGCGCGCGTGTTTCCTCGCACGCATGCGTAACCTCCTGTTTGGGAGTCTCGGGCTGCACTCCAGCCCAGCGCTCCGAGGATCAGCTAGCGGGTGCGGGTTCTGTCGTTCCTCTGGCTGGAGCTGGCTGAAGACACCTGTCTGTTATCCCGGGGGCCAATGGGAGGGGCGGACAGGACCGTCTGCCCCGGCCACTACCTCGAGCTTCAAGACACTTAAAGCCTCGCGCGGGCGGCGGCTGCTTTTGCGGATTTACAAGTCGGGGTTTTTAGCAGCGCGTGGCCTGAGTATCCGCTCAGCGGGAGCCCTAGGCCGCCGTGCCACTCGCGCCGCCTGGAGGTCGGCCGAAGCCCTGCAGCTAAGGAAGCCTTGGCAGTCCCTTTCCCGGTTCGCCACCCGACTGTCTTGGGCAGGAAACCGCTGAGAACAATTTGGTGAAGAACCGTGATTGTGTCTAGCTCTGCCCTTTATTATCTGTAATCCTGACAAGTCAGAACTTTGCCCCaagcctcagttgcctcatctgaaaaatggggttgTTTGAGAGGCTCAAGTAatgataatgtatgtaaaaatgcttttaaaggaGAAAGCATGGTACCTTGAGAGATGTCGAGTCCTCGAAACCCATGCTTAGGCATCCTAACTTTACGATCTTCTACTAAgcaatctatttcttttttatccttaCAATCTTCGTTTATAGATTTTACCCTCGAGGTTTTTTTAAAATCGCCCTCTGAACTTTCCTCACAACTTGTTCTGCCAAATTTGTTCCCCACAGCCTACCCTCTGCTTGGAGCTTGTTTCCCCAGGTTGGAGAGGTCCTTTAGGTCTTAGTTTTCCCCTCTTTGGATGTCTTAACTTAAACGAAGATGCTTTAAACCCATTGCTAGTTTCCTAGACAGTGAAGGAGAGCAAGGAAGGAGTGGAGCAACTTTCCCATCAGCTGACTTCATTATCTTCTTCAAACTAAGGTGTTAAAGCcaggacaaagaaaaatgttAGGGCTGCAGCCTTTCTCAGCCTTCTGAGGGACGTCTCACAAATACTTCAGTTCCTGCCCTGAAGGTGGTCACAACAAAGGGGTAAATGATCTTTAGGTTTAAATATAGACTCAAAAGAGAAGTTAATCTTGTGACTCTGTGCAGGCAACAGCAATTTACAGGTTAAAGTCCTGGTTTCATTTTAATCAAGAAGTGTGTTCATTTACAAAGTATGCTGACTTCTCTAGCCAAGGGGGCCTAAGCTGGACTCTCAGAACGTTCTCCGGTCTAGTGAAAGCAGCTATGTTGCAGTGAGAGCAAGAGTCCTTGGACTCTCTGCCACTTAATAGATTTGTGTGTgactaacctctctgtgcctccatttcttctGTAAAGCATGTAAAGGATACATGCCAACAGGAGGTTATAAAGCACCATATAAGTATATAGGTTTAAATTAAGTGCTTTGTGGGAAAAGGTTATTTGCCCCAAATAGACTACTACGAAGTATGCAATTCATTAATACTCATGAAATACCTCATCCTGGTAGAGTGTAGTGAAAAATAAACTAAGGGAATgaagtcaaagaaattattgttCCTAACAACAGAGGGATAAACATGACCCCTTAATTCAAGGATACTTAAATACTTAATTTAAGGATACTTAAGGATACtgttgacactttttttttttaattagggtaTTAGTTCAAACTTTGTCTTTAGAAAAACCGGCATGTGCCAACAGGAGGATAAAGTCCTCACCCTGAGGGATTTCTAAGCTGATTTCTCAGAGACATCCTGGGAGGTTATGGAGAAACCAGGGCCCCAGTAGGCAGACTCCATCAGCTTGTGTAAGACTTTGGGGATCTGAAACACAGAAGGTTCCACAGTCACAAAGCATGAAAAGCTGTTCAGCATCTTGGGATCTTTGGGAGCTAAGTCACAGGGGCCTAAGCTATTATTGTCTCTCAGATTTATGTCTCCTTGATGCCACTACCCCACACTTGGGAACCACACAGGTATGAGTCACTTTCTGCTATTTCATCCAGCAGTTGACCTTCAGGTATATTGATTCATAAGAATTTAAGGTTACATATATGAGAGTAAGGTTGAAGTACATGGATAAAATATGAAGCCTATGAATCCAAAAGACTGCCCACCTTTACCACATGTATTAGGGTCCCAATAGGAAATAGACAACATGCTCAAAATAATGAAGGgctgattttaaaaagtgtgggTAAAGGATAGGTCAGTAACTGGAGGTGAGTAAGAGCCTTAGGTCTGAAAAGACAATGGGAGATGGTGGTTATATGGACCTGGAAGGAGAGGCTGCATTGAGAGGAGCAGTGACCTTTAATCAAAGGACacagctgggccctggggactCCAAGGAATGGAACCTGGGAAATCCATAGACTGAGTTcagttttttctctccctccagtCTCCTGCCAGAGCTCCCTGTTGGCTGAATCAAAGTGGAAGCCAAAGTTCAGGGAGCCCATTGATGAAATTCCTGCAGGTTAGCGCCCAGGATAGAGAAAAAGATATAGAGGAAGGAGAATACTctggaaggaaagacagaagctATCCAGCATACCTAGAGCTGAAGACCACATCCATTCTTTGCAAGAGAGGTGATCTTTGTCCTTGCTCAAGTATTGCTGGCCAGCAACTTTGTGGTTATGCCTCCTGAATTAGTTTTGGAGCAAAAGTGACTTTGAGGAGTTTGCAAAAAAAGCGTTGAAGTTATGTCACCCCAGTTTCTTAACTACCTGCCCAAGGTCAAGTAAGATCTTATTCTGCTTAAAGGATAAACTACAGCAGAAAGAACACCAAAAACTATGTAGAaactgtagtttgtttttttaaagattttatttatttatttatttatttatttatttatttatttattcgacagagagagagacagccagcgagagagggaacactagcagggggagtgggagaggaagaagcaggctcccagcggaggagcctgatgtggggctcgatcccagaacgctgggatcatgccctgagccgaaggcagacgcttaaccgctgtgccacccaggcgccccgaaactgtagttttataaagaactttttttttttttaaagccgaGGGACTCTGGGCAGGCAcaacttggtgtgtgtgtgtgtgtgtgtgtgtgtgtgtgtgtgtttaatctaTAGTCTGAATACATACCTTGCAAGATaggtatgtttgtatatatatgaaatgctTAGCTCAATGCCAGACATGTAACAAAACTTTAATGCAtagaggggtacctggctggctcagtcagcagagcacgtaactcttgatctcaggtcatgagttcaagtccacATTAGGTGAAGAGCttactttaaacaaacaaacaaacaaacaaactttaggCATAGAAGCTactgttattatttataatattggcttctcaaatgtcactttccttTATAGTAAGAACTTCCTTAAACTTTAGGGCTGGTTATGGAAGCAGAGTGCAGCCCCACACCTTGCTCAGGGGTCCTTTAcagtcttttttcttaaagaaacatttttttgggcgcctgggtggcttctcccactccccctgtttgtgttccctctctcgctctctgtcaaataaataaaaatatttttaaaaaatatttatttatttgagagagagcaaaagggagcgagatcacagagggagatggagaagcagactcaccattGAGTGgagggcccgatgtggggctcgatcccaggaccctgggatcatgacctgagcagaaggcagacgcttaaccaactgagccacccaggcacccccccaattTTTATAACACATATATTTAAACTGTCTGCTGGACATTACTATTAATTTCCCAGTTACccagttccattttttttaaggtatccCCTATAGTCTTAACAAACTTACTCTCTTACCTGTCAGATATCTTGCACAAACCCTACACAGGTGTGTGGTTATCACTAAGTTGCTCCCACTTCAactttctcttgtattttttttttaagattttatttatttatttgacagagagacagccagcgagagagggaacacaagcagggggagtgggagaggaagaagcaggctcatagcggaggagcctgatgtggggctcgatcccacaatgccgggatcacgccctgagccgaaggcagacgcttaaccgctgtgccacccaggcgcccctctcttgtATTTTCTGTCTACTGGTCTCCTTGGAGTAAAGGGCCATTTTCACAGAGGAAATCTTAGGAAAGTTGCCCTCATTCATGTTTCTTTCCCATCCTTTAAGAATATTactcttcaggggcgcctgggtggcacagttgttaagcgtctgccttcggctcagggcataatcctggcgttccgggatcgagccccacatcaggctcctctgctatgagcctgcttcttcctctcccactccccctgcttgtgttccctctctcgctggctgtctctatctctgttaaatacataaaaatcttaaaaaaaaaaaaagaatattactctTCAGAGAACTCTAGGTTCCTATCTCCCCAGTTCCCTTCCAACTTTCTCACATTCCTGATGATTTCTTTCACTAGGATTTTACTTCAATAAGACTTTTAGTTCTTTGTTTCTCAAGCCTCCTCAAGTGCctgctctttttgttttctttgcctgctctttttctctcagaaCAAAGACTGTATACGCAGTTATGAGGTACTCTGCCAGATGTACCTTATAATTAATATGTATACTGGATTTTTTTTACTATATGTATTTACCAAAAAGCAATTATCTATATGCAGCCTGGTACATGGTAAGTGTTCAATTTCCTACATACTGACTCAGAGATTCTAGTTGTTGAACACAGATGCTTATATGTCTTTGACTTTGGTACTACCCCCCTTTATTTAAGAAAGGCAtccttattaaaaaacaaaacaaaaaaaacaacgaacgaacgaatgaacGAGCAGCATCCTTACGGCCAATGGAGCAGCTTTTGAGAACACTATACCCTGGATGGGGACCCCATCTAGTCAGCCAGATGGGTCTCTTCAGCCCTGGATATCGATGGGGTTTGTGCTACAACCACACCGCTACTCGTATTTacttaataaatgtgtgctgaATTGGACTGAGATAGAAACCAGCACCTTACTAACTAGGACTGGCTGAGAAGCCAGCAGAGAAAATCTATTTCCAAGCCTCCCTGAACCTgatgtcccctcccctcccccccaacccataTCTTAGCATTGATTTTACTCCCACACGAGGCACGGGATCATTTCCTTCAGCTCCTGGGCTCTTCTCCTGGTTGTTTGCTTTTAGGGAGGGGATGACAGAAGGGAGGAAGATGTAAGTCTAATAAACCAGTCAAAAGCTCTCTCCACTCTCACTGCAGTCCTTACCTCCATTTGCTCTGCCTACTATGAATGTCAGCTGAGGAGGAGCTAGGATAAGGAAAATGCAGAGGGTGTGAATGGGTTAGAAGAGACcacaaaaggggaaagaagacccccaccacacacacacacacacacacaacccccctGCTCCACCCTCATTAGCTCAGCTAGACAGAGAAAACTTcctattgaaattttttttttaaagattttatttatttatgtgacagagagacagccagcgagagagggaacacaagcagggggagcgggagaggaagaagcaggctcccagcggaggagcctgatgtggggctcgatcccacaacgccggaatcacgccctgagctgaaggcagacgcttaacgactgcgctacccaggcgccccattcctaTTGAAATTTATCTGTGATCAGGGACTAGATAAAATTTTTGCCCAGGAGATGGAAAAAATTTCAATGACACCCTGAAATGGTAAGACTTTGACATTTTATTaagaaacatctttattttaaatgatagtacaaaaattgtatatataatatagatcTGTATaagtgtatatacacacaaatgatcacacacacacacacacacccttcctcaTAAAATCAAACCCtattaa
The nucleotide sequence above comes from Ursus arctos isolate Adak ecotype North America unplaced genomic scaffold, UrsArc2.0 scaffold_12, whole genome shotgun sequence. Encoded proteins:
- the SEMA6C gene encoding semaphorin-6C isoform X1 gives rise to the protein MPRAPHFMPLLLLLLLLSLPHTQAAFPQDPLPLLTSDLQGTSPLSWFRGLEDDAVVAELGLDFQRFLTLNRTLLVAARDHVFSFDLQAQEEGEGLVPNKYLTWRSQDMENCAVRGKLTDECHNYIRVLVPWDSQTLLACGTNSFSPVCRSYGITSLKQEGEELSGQARCPFDATQSNVAIFAEGSLYSATAADFQASDAVVYRSLGPQPPLRSAKYDSKWLREPHFVHALEHGDHVYFFFREVSVEDARLGRVQFSRVARVCKRDMGGSPRALDRHWTSFLKLRLNCSVPGDSTFYFDVLQALTGPVDLYGRPALFGVFTTQTNSIPGSAVCAFYLDDIERGFEGKFKEQRSLDGAWTPVSEDRVPSPRPGSCAGVGVAALFPSSRDLPDDVLTFIKAHPLLDPAVPPAAHQPLLTLTSRALLTQLAVDGRAGPYSNTTVLFLGSNDGMVLKVLPPGGPSGRREPILLEEINAYSPSRCSGKRAAQTERRVIGLELDTEGHRLFVAFSGCIIYLPLSRCARHGACQRSCLASQDPYCGWHSSRGCVDIRGPGGTDVDPAGNQESTEHSDCQDGATGSQSGTGDSAYVLLGPGPSPETPSPPSDAHPRPQSSTLGAHTQGVRRDLPPASASLSVPIPLLLACAAAAFALGASVSGLLVSCACRRAHRRRSKDVETPGLPRPLSLRSLARLHGAGPELPPSKDGDAAQTPQLYTTFLPPPEGVAPPEVACLPTPESTPELPVKHLRHAAGPWEWNQNGNNAKERPGRARGANAAGGPAPRVLVRPPPPGCPGQAVEVTTLEELLRYLHGPQPPRKGAEPPAVAALTSRALPPEPVPTPTPALFAGSSLLPRECGPPLRLDVPPEGKCAAPSARPALSAPAPRLGVGSSRRMPFPTHRAPPALLTRVPSGGSSRYCGGPGRHLLYLGRPEGYRGRALKRVDVEKPQLPPKPPLVSPSSQPAVPNGSHFNF